A genomic segment from Aegilops tauschii subsp. strangulata cultivar AL8/78 chromosome 1, Aet v6.0, whole genome shotgun sequence encodes:
- the LOC109757879 gene encoding uncharacterized protein → MLFWFDRWAGDAPFTAHFPGLFAIAVEPRISIAVALIDLGKLALRRPFEPADTADWHDLLNCIALHEPDLDMGDDRTKWHLELSGLFSTKSLYQAIAPSPGPEALTTIWGIRLPLKIRIFLWQWIHDRLPSGMEVLKRNGPGDGCCPLCGPEEDSNHIFFTCVSVQYLWSCFCEIVGGSWDHNNFPALFAELQASSPSSHHISWLTIGVLAWTLWTVRNRLVIQALEAA, encoded by the exons ATGCTGTTTTGGTTCGATCGCTGGGCTGGGGACGCCCCCTTCACGGCTCACTTTCCTGGCTTGTTTGCCATTGCGGTGGAGCCGAGGATATCTATCGCGGTggcccttattgacttagggAAACTCGCACTCCGGCGACCGTTCGAACCTGCAGACACTGCCGATTGGCATGACTTGCTCAACTGCATCGCACTGCACGAGCCTGACCTCGATATGGGGGATGACCGCACCAAGTGGCATCTAGAGCTGTCTGGTTTGTTCTCCACTAAATCCCTATACCAGGCGATCGCCCCCTCCCCGGGACCCGAGGCTCTCACCACCATTTGGGGAATCCGGCTCCCCTTGAAGATTAGAATATTCTTGTGGCAATGGATCCACGACCGCCTTCCGTCCGGCATGGAGGTCTTGAAGCGCAACGGCCCTGGTGACGGGTGTTGCCCGCTATGCGGGCCCGAAGAGGATTCAAACCATATCTTCTTCACCTGCGTGTCCGTGCAGTACCTTTGGAGCTGTTTCTGTGAAATAGTGGGTGGTAGTTGGGACCACAACAACTTCCCCGCTCTCTTCGCCGAACTTCAGGCATCATCACCCTCGTCTCACCACATTAGCTGGCTGACCATTGGTGTGCTCGCCTGGACGCTGTGGACTGTTAGGAATAGGCTCGTGATTCAGG CTTTGGAGGCCGCTTAG